A window of Calliopsis andreniformis isolate RMS-2024a chromosome 3, iyCalAndr_principal, whole genome shotgun sequence contains these coding sequences:
- the LOC143177468 gene encoding nischarin isoform X1 yields MACLLLNQENVHIKIPSADTVDGVTYYCIEVRIASIKWTVKHRYNEFAELHDKLVLEHCVEKDILPPKKLIGNKCEAFVEKRRASLEIYLNAVYNYLKKAMPRELAVFLDLHIYDIFFLLQSMALEFFTEGNNLLQKSKSYKFNPVQSLFQLYAISERLKQPCPPLEVVDKKYDFSHVLDFNSHLHGLTIEGSPEPYKTSNIYSSTLSIDLSSFKNIEDLTINWYPVDKIYHMGNLRDTVIRLTVNNTKLRNIVELAMCEEVHKNIENANDSHVWLKVTHLDLSDNRIETIDEAIKLLPHIECLTLNNNLLSEISNITLLPRLSQLYLASNNFTTLPDDLHTKLGYIVYIDLSQNKLTSLSSFSKLYSLEGLDVSCNRIEKIEEVKNIGHLPCLENLRLTGNPVSTIVDYRVKVLEPFGKRAADICLDNEKPNQKELDTVSVHQALRIAREGKSPTFTASDAPLFSAEIPSI; encoded by the exons ATGGCGTGTCTCCTGTTAAATCAAGAAAACGTTCACATCAAAATACCCTCGGCTGACACCGTGGACGGTGTCACTTATTACTGTATCGAGGTTAGGATAGCTTCGATCAAATGGACCGTGAAGCACAG GTACAACGAGTTTGCAGAACTTCACGATAAGCTTGTTCTGGAGCATTGTGTCGAGAAAGACATATTGCCACCTAAGAAACTTAttggcaacaagtgtgaagccttTGTAGAAAAACGTAGAGCAAGTTTAGAGATCTACTTGAATGCAGTTtataactatttgaaaaaagcaaTGCCTAGAGAATTAGCTGTATTTCTGGATTTACATATATACGATATATTTTTCCTCTTACAGAGTATGGCTCTAGAATTTTTTACAGAAGGCAATAACTTGTTGCAGAAATCTAAAAGTTACAAGTTTAATCCAGTGCAG TCTTTGTTTCAGTTGTATGCAATTAGCGAAAGGTTAAAGCAGCCTTGCCCACCGTTGGAAGTAGTGGATAAGAAATATGATTTCAGTCACGTTTTGGATTTTAATTCCCACTTGCACGGTCTCACTATTGAAGGAAGCCCAGAGCCATACAAGACTAGCAATATTTACTCGTCAACATTGTCAATTGATTTGTCAAGCtttaaaaatattgaagatCTAACGATCAATTGGTATCCAGTAGATAAAATATATCACATGGGCAATCTACGAGATACCGTTATACGTTTAACAGTGAATAATACGAAGCTCAGAAACATAGTTGAGCTAGCCATGTGCGAAGAAGtacataaaaatattgaaaatgcaaATGATTCGCATGTATGGTTAAAGGTTACTCACTTGGATTTGAGCGATAATCGAATAGAAACTATAGATGAAGCGATCAAATTGTTACCTCACATAGAATGCTTAACGTTGAATAATAATCTTCTTTCTGAAATTTCGAATATTACGTTGTTACCGAGATTATCTCAATTATATCTAGCATCGAATAATTTTACAACGTTGCCAGATGACTTGCATACGAAACTCGGTTATATCGTGTACATCGATCTATCACAGAACAAATTAACTTCATTATCAAGCTTTTCGAAACTGTATTCACTTGAGGGACTGGACGTGAGTTGTAATCGTATCGAGAAAATCGAAGAGGTGAAAAATATTGGTCATCTGCCTTGTTTGGAAAATCTGAGATTGACTGGTAATCCCGTGTCGACAATTGTCGATTATAGAGTGAAAGTGTTAGAACCATTTGGAAAAAGAGCAGCGGACATCTGCCTAGATAACGAAAAACCAAATCAAAAGGAATTGGATACGGTGTCTGTTCATCAAGCGCTTCGCATCGCTCGAGAAGGCAAGTCACCGACATTCACAGCATCGGATGCCCCATTATTCTCCGCAGAAATTCCAAGTATATAG
- the LOC143177468 gene encoding nischarin isoform X2 — translation MACLLLNQENVHIKIPSADTVDGVTYYCIEVRIASIKWTVKHRYNEFAELHDKLVLEHCVEKDILPPKKLIGNKCEAFVEKRRASLEIYLNAVYNYLKKAMPRELAVFLDLHIYDIFFLLQSMALEFFTEGNNLLQKSKSYKFNPVQLYAISERLKQPCPPLEVVDKKYDFSHVLDFNSHLHGLTIEGSPEPYKTSNIYSSTLSIDLSSFKNIEDLTINWYPVDKIYHMGNLRDTVIRLTVNNTKLRNIVELAMCEEVHKNIENANDSHVWLKVTHLDLSDNRIETIDEAIKLLPHIECLTLNNNLLSEISNITLLPRLSQLYLASNNFTTLPDDLHTKLGYIVYIDLSQNKLTSLSSFSKLYSLEGLDVSCNRIEKIEEVKNIGHLPCLENLRLTGNPVSTIVDYRVKVLEPFGKRAADICLDNEKPNQKELDTVSVHQALRIAREGKSPTFTASDAPLFSAEIPSI, via the exons ATGGCGTGTCTCCTGTTAAATCAAGAAAACGTTCACATCAAAATACCCTCGGCTGACACCGTGGACGGTGTCACTTATTACTGTATCGAGGTTAGGATAGCTTCGATCAAATGGACCGTGAAGCACAG GTACAACGAGTTTGCAGAACTTCACGATAAGCTTGTTCTGGAGCATTGTGTCGAGAAAGACATATTGCCACCTAAGAAACTTAttggcaacaagtgtgaagccttTGTAGAAAAACGTAGAGCAAGTTTAGAGATCTACTTGAATGCAGTTtataactatttgaaaaaagcaaTGCCTAGAGAATTAGCTGTATTTCTGGATTTACATATATACGATATATTTTTCCTCTTACAGAGTATGGCTCTAGAATTTTTTACAGAAGGCAATAACTTGTTGCAGAAATCTAAAAGTTACAAGTTTAATCCAGTGCAG TTGTATGCAATTAGCGAAAGGTTAAAGCAGCCTTGCCCACCGTTGGAAGTAGTGGATAAGAAATATGATTTCAGTCACGTTTTGGATTTTAATTCCCACTTGCACGGTCTCACTATTGAAGGAAGCCCAGAGCCATACAAGACTAGCAATATTTACTCGTCAACATTGTCAATTGATTTGTCAAGCtttaaaaatattgaagatCTAACGATCAATTGGTATCCAGTAGATAAAATATATCACATGGGCAATCTACGAGATACCGTTATACGTTTAACAGTGAATAATACGAAGCTCAGAAACATAGTTGAGCTAGCCATGTGCGAAGAAGtacataaaaatattgaaaatgcaaATGATTCGCATGTATGGTTAAAGGTTACTCACTTGGATTTGAGCGATAATCGAATAGAAACTATAGATGAAGCGATCAAATTGTTACCTCACATAGAATGCTTAACGTTGAATAATAATCTTCTTTCTGAAATTTCGAATATTACGTTGTTACCGAGATTATCTCAATTATATCTAGCATCGAATAATTTTACAACGTTGCCAGATGACTTGCATACGAAACTCGGTTATATCGTGTACATCGATCTATCACAGAACAAATTAACTTCATTATCAAGCTTTTCGAAACTGTATTCACTTGAGGGACTGGACGTGAGTTGTAATCGTATCGAGAAAATCGAAGAGGTGAAAAATATTGGTCATCTGCCTTGTTTGGAAAATCTGAGATTGACTGGTAATCCCGTGTCGACAATTGTCGATTATAGAGTGAAAGTGTTAGAACCATTTGGAAAAAGAGCAGCGGACATCTGCCTAGATAACGAAAAACCAAATCAAAAGGAATTGGATACGGTGTCTGTTCATCAAGCGCTTCGCATCGCTCGAGAAGGCAAGTCACCGACATTCACAGCATCGGATGCCCCATTATTCTCCGCAGAAATTCCAAGTATATAG